From the Clarias gariepinus isolate MV-2021 ecotype Netherlands chromosome 3, CGAR_prim_01v2, whole genome shotgun sequence genome, one window contains:
- the psmg3 gene encoding proteasome assembly chaperone 3: MAPLVRTRQTKNTINGISTQVICTEFSNYIFIVLTQYGKIGTLVSVTPDSRSSDVSLSTLTTKVLLGKDEALTHVYAKNVAAFVCQEAGNRPVLLGLALKDCSADNLKTLKEMIKSCQVW, encoded by the exons ATGGCGCCTCTCGTGAGAACACGACAAACCAAGAATACGATCAACGGGATCTCGACTCAAGTCATTTGCACGGAATTCAGTAACTACATCTTCATCGTGTTGACGCAGTATGGGAAGATCGGGACGCTGGTGTCTGTAACACCTGACTCGAGATCCAGCGACGTCAGCTTGAGCACGCTGACTACGAAAGTGCTGCTCGGAAAAGATGAG GCTCTTACGCATGTCTATGCAAAAAACGTTGCAGCATTTGTTTGCCAAGAAGCAGGAAATCGACCCGTGCTTTTGGGGCTCGCGCTTAAAGACTGCAGTGCTGACAATCTGAAAACACTGAAAGAAATGATCAAAAGTTGCCAAGTGTGGTGA